A single Lemur catta isolate mLemCat1 chromosome 20, mLemCat1.pri, whole genome shotgun sequence DNA region contains:
- the LOC123625345 gene encoding polycystic kidney disease protein 1-like 3: MPSSEGSGQLLGTRRFLLLLSFREVTRFPILSPAEGKNPISGGLPTWLPYICWLLGVTSLASAFFTPLYSLELNQDQATSWVVSVILSVLENIFTSQPVKVIVLTPLRSLMMNRMLWLNKEKERRTTRVLALLGSSANCSSPPLPGLKDKNNPIYGAPPMNSPPKHPERTLKEKKLFRLTVDILGTERKWQHVHTAAHFPGGRRGWEDKMENIEG, encoded by the exons ATGCCCTCCTCTGAGGGCAGTGGGCAGCTGTTGGGGACAAGACGGTTTCTTCTACTATTGTCCTTCAGGGAGGTGACCAGGTTCCCCATCCTGAGCCCAGCAGAAGGGAAGAATCCCATCTCTGGCGGCCTGCCCACATGGTTGCCTTACATCTGCTGGCTCCTAGGGGTCACTAGCCTGGCTTCTGCCTTTTTTACTCCACTTTATAGCTTAGAATTGAACCAAGACCAAGCCACCAGCTGGGTTGTTTCCGTTATTTTATCAGTGCTTGAGAACATCTTCACCAGCCAGCCAGTAAAG GTGATCGTCCTCACACCCTTACGCTCACTGATGATGAACAGGATGCTGTGGCTTAACAAGGAGAAGGAGCGACGAACGACGAGGGTCTTGGCACTCTTGGGTAGTTCAG CAAACTGCTCTTCACCACCATTACCTGGTTTGAAAGATAAGAACAACCCCATCTACGGAGCCCCACCTATGAACAGTCCACCTAAGCATCCAGAAAGAAccttgaaagagaagaaactgtTCAGGCTGACTGTAGATATTTTGGGTACCGAGAGGAAATGGCAACATGTCCATACTGCAGCACACTTTCCAGGAGGGAGACGGGGGTGGgaggataaaatggaaaatatagaagGGTGA